The proteins below are encoded in one region of Castor canadensis chromosome 6, mCasCan1.hap1v2, whole genome shotgun sequence:
- the Pcdhb1 gene encoding protocadherin beta-1, with product MEVERRKPLQSRRVGSLLLFVCVSVGGAATIRYSVAEEMESGSFVANVAKDLGLEVGKLAARGATLVSEGNKLHFRLHRKTGDLFVKEKLDRESLCGKADPCVLHFEIVLVEPLQSFRVEVRVFDINDNAPVFLNKAPVLKIPESTPLGSRFPLQSAEDLDVGINGLQNYTLSANTYFHLHTRFRSHGPKYAELVLDKPLDRELQPEVNLTIMAVDGGSPPKSGTAHIRVVVLDVNDHVPQFSRLVYRAQVPENSANGSFVAVVTATDLDEGNNKQITYSLAQNSEAILQTFQIDSQTGEVRLRGPLDFETIETYDIDIQATDGGGLSAHSKVLVEVVDVNDNPPEVTVSSVSSPLPEDSPLQTVVALFTIRDRDIRVGGKITCFLREDFPFVVKPTFRNSYSLLTDRSLDREDVSGYNITIVAMDTGPPNLSTETVIEVLISDINDNTPGFQEDSYILTIRENNSPAVFIGKVQAEDLDLGENAHVTYSLLPPKSGDLSVFAYISINSDNGKLYALRTMDYEAIQDFQFVVKATDGGFPSLSSQVTVRVVVLDDNDNRPMILYPLQNGTLPCNDLVPRSAEAGYLVTKVVAVDGDSGQNSWLSYHLLKATDLGLFSVQPQNGEIHTLRKISERDLMMQKLIILVQDHGQPALSTTASLNILLVDGFSEPYLRFRDPSKNSGKVNPTTKYLVISLAVLSFLFLLSVTVIFIIHIYQKIKHRDKFTIQEHFYDDCNFPNNLVQGGNGTLSQPCHYEMCSATGTGTSEFRFLKHFMPNFPFSHANGEVKTEDCSSLPADSSRNRSRASESHARVTDEYM from the coding sequence ATGGAGGTGGAGCGCAGAAAACCTTTGCAAAGCAGGCGAGTGGGGTCTCTTCTTCTTTTCGTGTGTGTATCTGTGGGGGGTGCGGCCACCATCCGCTATTCGGTGGCGGAGGAGATGGAGAGCGGCTCGTTTGTGGCCAATGTGGCTAAAGACCTAGGGCTGGAGGTAGGGAAGCTGGCTGCGCGCGGGGCTACGCTGGTTTCTGAGGGCAACAAGCTGCATTTCCGGCTCCACCGCAAGACAGGAGATTTGTTTGTGAAGGAGAAACTGGATAGGGAGTCACTTTGTGGCAAAGCCGACCCATGCGTATTGCACTTTGAAATTGTTCTGGTGGAGCCACTGCAGTCTTTCCGTGTAGAAGTCAGAGTATTTGATATCAATGACAATGCCCCAGTTTTTCTAAACAAAGCGCCTGTTTTAAAGATTCCAGAAAGCACCCCCTTGGGTTCACGTTTTCCTCTGCAGAGCGCCGAGGATCTGGACGTGGGCATCAACGGTCTGCAAAACTACACGCTTAGTGCCAACACGTATTTCCACCTGCACACCCGCTTCCGCAGCCACGGGCCCAAATATGCGGAGCTAGTGTTGGATAAACCCCTGGACAGAGAGTTGCAGCCTGAAGTCAATTTGACAATTATGGCGGTGGACGGCGGGTCCCCTCCCAAGTCTGGCACCGCCCACATCCGAGTAGTGGTTCTGGATGTCAACGACCACGTGCCCCAGTTCTCGCGCCTGGTGTATCGTGCTCAGGTGCCAGAGAACAGCGCCAACGGTTCTTTCGTGGCTGTGGTGACTGCCACAGACCTAGATGAAGGCAACAACAAGCAGATAACTTACTCGTTAGCTCAAAACTCAGAAGCAATTCTCCAAACATTTCAGATTGACTCTCAAACTGGAGAAGTTCGACTCCGAGGGCCTCTAGATTTTGAAACTATAGAAACATATGACATTGATATCCAAGCTACAGATGGAGGAGGACTTTCAGCCCACAGCAAAGTCCTGGTGGAAGTGGTGGATGTAAATGACAATCCTCCTGAAGTGACAGTTTCTTCTGTGTCCAGTCCTCTTCCTGAGGACTCACCACTACAGACAGTGGTGGCCCTCTTCACCATCCGAGACAGGGACATTCGAGTGGGAGGAAAAATCACCTGCTTCCTCAGGGAAGACTTTCCCTTTGTAGTCAAACCTACATTTCGGAATTCTTACTCACTGCTCACTGACAGAAGCTTGGATCGGGAGGATGTTTCAGGCTATAATATCACCATTGTTGCCATGGATACTGGACCGCCCAACCTGTCTACAGAGACTGTGATAGAGGTGCTAATATCTGACATTAATGACAATACTCCAGGGTTTCAGGAAGATTCCTACATCTTGACCATTAGAGAAAACAACAGCCCTGCAGTTTTTATTGGCAAAGTTCAGGCTGAGGATCTTGACTTGGGTGAGAATGCCCATGTAACATATTCTCTGCTGCCTCCAAAAAGTGGAGATCTATCAGTCTTTGCTTACATCTCCATAAATTCAGACAATGGAAAACTCTATGCACTGAGAACCATGGATTATGAGGCCATCCAAGATTTTCAATTTGTGGTAAAGGCAACTGATGGGGGTTTCCCATCACTGAGCAGTCAAGTTACTGTCAGAGTGGTTGTTCTGGATGACAATGACAACCGTCCAATGATCTTGTACCCACTGCAGAATGGCACTTTGCCCTGCAATGATCTGGTGCCTAGGTCAGCAGAGGCAGGGTACCTGGTGACCAAGGTAGTTGCTGTTGATGGTGACTCAGGTCAGAATTCTTGGCTTTCATACCACTTACTTAAAGCCACTGACCTTGGATTATTTTCTGTTCAACCACAAAATGGGGAAATCCATACATTGAGGAAAATATCTGAGAGAGACCTAATGATGCAGAAACTGATCATTCTTGTTCAGGATCATGGCCAACCAGCTCTCTCCACTACTGCTTCACTCAACATTTTGCTGGTAGATGGCTTTTCAGAGCCCTACCTGCGGTTCCGGGATCCATCCAAGAATTCTGGAAAGGTAAATCCAACCACAAAGTATTTGGTCATCTCTCTGGCtgtgctttcctttctctttctcctttctgtcaCAGTGATCTTCATTATACACATCTAccagaaaattaaacatagagACAAGTTCACAATTCAAGAGCATTTCTATGATGACTGTAATTTCCCTAACAACCTTGTACAAGGAGGCAATGGAACCTTATCCCAGCCTTGTCATTATGAAATGTGCTCAGCCACTGGCACTGGCACTAGTGAGTTCCGGTTTCTTAAGCACTTTATGCCCAATTTCCCTTTCTCTCATGCCAATGGAGAGGTAAAAACAGAGGATTGTTCTAGTTTACCTGCAGATTCTAGTAGGAATAGGTCTCGAGCATCAGAGAGCCACGCCAGGGTCACTGATGAATATATGTAG